agtaaattgaatcttcactatagtaggagagacagacacccgcaaagccacttatgcaatacaagttgcatgtcgagcgtggagcaaatctcatgaacgcggtcatgtaaagttagcccgagctgcttcatcccactattccacaaagatgcaaaagactcaaactaaagacaacaaagcatcaacgcccacaaaacaattgtgttctactcgtgcaaccatctatgcatagacacggctctgataccactgtagggattcgtagcatagaaaacaaaaaatttcctaccgcgagaacgcaatccaagccaagatgcaatctagaagacggtagcaatgaggggatgaacgagactaacccttgaagatttccaaagcctacgagattagatctcgttgttgctgaagatgatcacttgccgctttcaaaagcgcgtagaagatcttgacggtgccacaatcgggcagcacctccgtactcggtcacacgttcggtgttgatgaagacgacgtccttctccccgttgcagcgggcagcggaagtagtagatcctccttgaatcccggcagcacgacggtgtggtggcggtgttgatggagatctctgGCGGAGCTCCGCTAAGCGTATGCAGGAGAGGTGGGggaagaggggcggctagggtttggggagagggggtggccggccacttaggggtgcggccaagctatggctttggggtggccggcccccactccttgctcctcattatataggttgaacccccaagtgttggactacaagtcttcaaataagacccaaacccaaaaccttccatgtgtagggaaacctacccaaggtgggattcccacctttccatgatgggggtggccggccacctttggtggagtccacctgggactccaccccttagggttggccggccatgctaggtggagtccctccgggactccgccttccatagtgatttcttccgtacttttctagaaccttctagaaccttccataaatgcaccggatcattttcaaacttataaaatgacttcctatatatgaatcttattctccggaccattccggaactcctcgtgatgtcctggatcctatccgagactccgaacaaaacttcgaactccattccatattcaatatctactaatacgacatcaaaccttaagtgtgtcaccctacgattcgcgaactatgtagatatggttgagacctctctccgaccaataaccaatagcgggatctggagatccataatggatcccacatattcaacgatgacttagtgatcgaatgaaccattcacatacgataccgattccttttgtcacgcgatattttacttgtccgaggtttgatcatcggtatctctataccttgttcaacctcgtctcctgacaaatactctttactcgtaccgtggtatgtggtctcttatgaaccattcatatgcttgcaagctatttagatgatattccaccgagagggcccagagtatatctatccgtcatcgggatggacaaatcccactgttgatccatatgcctcaactcatactttccggatacttaatcccacctttataaccacccatctacgcagtggcgtttgatgtaatcaaagtacctttccggtataagtgatttatatgatctcatggtcgaaaggactaggtaactatgtatcgaaagcttatagcaaataacttaatgacgtgatcttatgctacgcttaattgggtgtgtccattacatcattcacacaatgacataaccttgttattaataacatccaatgttcatgatcatgaaactatgatcatctattaatcaacaagctagttatacaagaggcttactagggactcattgttgtttacatatcacacatgtatcaatgtttcggttaatacaattatagcatggtatataaacatttatcataaacacaaagatatataataaccacttttattattgcctcttgggcatatctccaacagatacctctcaaaacaaaggtctttgcatggtatcttcgtcgaggtgtgATTTTTACTATTGATAACCTTGTAAAGCGCAACTGGCAAGGTTGTACGAAATGTGTGTTCTGTCACGAGGAAGAGACAATAAAACACATTTTCTTCAACTGTCgagttgctagatctatatggtcaatcactcagataggttctaccttataccctcCCCGTAGCATTGCAAACATTTTTGGCAATTGCCTTAATGGGGTTGATTCTAGGTACAAAACGATTATCAGAGTGGGAGCGATTGCAGTTgtatggtcgctttggctatataggaatgacaaggtttttaatgacaaaaattcttctcttatgcaggtcatctaccggtgtacggctttgctccgttcatggtcgtcacttcagcgtttggaggatcgcgacctctttatgaaggtgtctacacgattggagaacacggacacggagtttatttcccaacatgggtggctgcataatcGGAGAATTGAAGCCAACGGAGTGTCATAGTAGTTGGCTTTTATCTTTTTGGTATCGCATATCGATGGATCCTAGACTTCTGAACGGTTGTGTGTCTCGTAATGCTTAAAACTTTTTGAGTAATAGAGCGCCCCTTATCGAAAAAATCTAACAAGTGGTaccaaaaacataaaaaaaaaaaCCACTAACAAAACATGGAGAATACGTTCCTTCGTCGGCCCCTGATGGCAGCCCGGCCCAGCCAAGACCTATACTGAAATGGGCTAATCCGCATTCAGGAGACAGGTTTATAAAGCAAAGCATGCTGCCTGTTTGTCTCCGACCAGGACGCTGCCGTCGGCAGGCAGCCGCGGGCCAGCAGCAAGCATCGGTCTCACGCGCTGGCATCAAGCTCAATTACCTATTACTTCCTGGCAAGGATTATGCAAATCTGGGTCACTATGTTCCCAAGTCTTAATCGATTCGCTGCTGAAGATGTTGTTGACCGTGGCTAAACTTGCAATGCCAATTGCCAAGCCAGCTAGAAATAGATAAATTGTTCGATTTTCATAAATTGTTCAGCTGCTATAGAAAGCTGCAATACAAAGATGGTCATTGGCTGATAGCGCCGATCGGTTATTCTGGTCGCCCGAAGCCGTGGTCTGTGTGTTTGTACACTAACATCAACACGTCTGTCCGCTGTCGCTACTGCTCAAGTGTCAGTTCAGTTTCTTCAGTTACAATAAAGTGCAGTGGTCTGTGTGTTTGTATACAAACACGTCTGTCAGTAGCTAAGTTTAAGTTAACGTTTGTTTAGACTTAAACCACGTCTGATCCTCGTGGGATGGCACGAGTTGTGGAGGGCGTGGCGAGTTTGTAGGGGAGATGGACATGGCGATGGTGGGATGGCACTGTCAGTAAGCCAGTCTTTGATCCCAGTTTTCAGCGTTTTCAGTTGTAACCGAGCCTCAAATAAAAGGAGAAAAAACAGAGAAGTGGTTAATTGTACACCACGCAAAATACTCTGTCTCTCTCTGGTTGCCTTGTTCGTGTTCCTGTGAGTTCATCTCTGCCATTGTTGGCAACAATATACCAGCTTCTTCTTCCAGAATAGATCATAGAGACAGTATCGAACGTACACAGCGCCACAGATACGTGAGCGGGCCAGAATACATAGGTAGAACAAGACGACGGCTTGCACGAGATGTCACACTGTTGGCACCGGATGTCACAAGAGACGTCGGCAGCGTCTCGTCGAATTGGACGAAGGACCTGTAGGCGGCGTTGGGCTGCCAGAAGGCGGGGATGACCTGGTCGGCGACGAGCGACCTGCCGGACTCGTCGGTGACACGCAGCGAGAACGGGCCCTGCAGCGGGCGGAGCCTGTCGAGGCGCCAGATGGAGCCCCAGGACTCCTTCATCGGCGTCCAGAACCCCGTGGGCACCCTGTCCGGCAGCCGCGACTCCATGATGTCCACCTGCacggcgtcgccgtcgccgtcctcGTACTCCACCAGGATGGCCAGGTAGTTGGGGTTGGAGCCGTGCTGCACGCGGAACGTCACCGTGAGCCCCGGGTACTGGCAGGGCACCCTGGGATGAAGAAGAACGTTTTCCAGTGTCAGTTTCAGGAGCAACCATGAATGAACAGCAAGAGCAGCATGCTAACAAATCTGCTTTTTGGTGTTTTCTGCTTTCTGATAATAAAAGATCTGCCACTAGAATATTTTTATAACCGTAAAGGTAGGATGTGCAATTGACAATTAGCGAGATGAAACATGAAAGTGCAGGCAAAGAACAAAGCTGATTTTATAAGTTTGCTTTTGTACAGAAGCGGCCGTCGCAAGGAAAGTAGCCAATGGTGGCGAAGGAAAGCCGGATGCCATGGATGGAGGACGGATGCCATGTAAGGTTAAAGTTAAGCATGCTAACATTAAGTAGTAAGATAAGATGATGACCTCTTGAACTGCATGTCGATGATGCCGGCGTGTCGGAGCTCGTCGTTGCGGCCGTACTTGGCCATGCGGCCGAAGGCGGTGCCGCTGAGGTCGAAGTGGTAGCGCGAGACCGGGTAGTAGTTCATGTCCGTGATGATCACCGTCTCCGGCACGCCGGAGCAGGCACGGTGGGCCAGGCACCTAATCTGCATCGCACGCAAGAATCCAAGATCCATGGAATCAAATTATTCTCCATCACAGGCTGTCTCTAGGGGAAAGAAATCGCACGAGACGACAGCGTCGGCACATTATACTGTCAGTGTGAAACGAGAGTGCATATGCCGGCCGCCGACAGTAGGTAGCTAACCTGGTAGCATGCGCCGCACCCCTTGCCGTCCTTGAAGATGGGCTGGTTGCCGCACGACGTCATGGAGGAGAAGGGGTACTGGTTCACGTTCTTGAACCCGCAAGCACCACCTGCATCCGGTGATTTGGTGTCGACATACAGGGACCATAATCAGCATTCAGCAATGCAATTCACACAGAACAACTGATAGACAAAGCAGTGGCAGTACCGTTGTCATACGGCccggcgccgtttggagcgcCGTACCAGGTGGCCCTGGCAGCGATCCAGCTGCCGTCGTCTGCATTGGTGCCGCCGGAGCTGGAATTGGAGGCGGGGACAATGGTGGCCGGGACATTGGTTGCGGGGACATTGGTTGCAGGGACATTGGTGGTGGGCGCAGGTGGAGGTGGGTAACAGAACAGATCAGGCAGAAAGCCGCAGCCGCAACATCCATGGGCCGCGAGCAGGCAGAACAGAGCGACCACGACGGCAGAGGAGATGACTGCTGCCATCGGACGGCCGCTTGTCTGCTGTGGCGAATGCCGTACTCCGGTGGTTAATGCCGTCGGCGAAATGCCAATTTGTAGGCCCGCGCAGTAAAGGGATCCAACTGAAGCGCCGTCGTCTGCTTGTGGAAGGAAGGAATGTAGTAGAAGTGGACCAAGAGCGGTGATTCTTCGCCTACCCTGCTGACGGAGATTTCACACGCGAGGGCGAGCGGAAGCTGTGACACGGACGCCGTCGTCGGAGCTATGCCACTCCCCGATCTCCAACTCCGGCCGCCTCGCCGGTGCATCAGATCCGGACACCAGCTTCGCCTAAGCGGAGACAGAGAGCACGGGCTTCTGAAGCTACACGGCGGTGTAGGAGGGCGTTGAGGTTACCGAATATGGCCTCTCCCATCTCCACCGCAACCTCTTCGCTGCAGAAGAGCAAGAAAGATTGAAGATGATTGCTACCTAGGTACACAGTCTATCAAATCCTTCAGGTAAGCGAACAGATCACTGTAAAAGAAACGATAAGACTCACATTCTTCACCAGTCTGAGCAGTGTAGCGCAGGGAAGCAGATATGCCGCTCCGGCGAGAACAAACCGGCGGTCACGGAGCTGTAGGCAAATGCGAAGGGTCCGCCGAAGGAGATGCCACCGGGGGACCGGCAGGAGCTGTGGCACAACGCCGCTGCCGTAGACGGAGACCCTAATGGGCAGggtcccggcggcggcggcggcggcgggggcggggaAGAACGCTGGAGAAATGGCAGAGGCGACTGTGGGTGTGATTGCGCGAGGATTTTGGGAGGGGAGTGGGACTGAGGGATATAGAGATTTTTTTTCTTGAGGATGGTGGGAACTGGGAAATAGAGACGAGGACGTTCGAAGCACTAGTGGGCTTTAAAGCCTTTTATGATGCCCCAAACAAGTTTTATTACTAGTATTAATTCCTGACCCAATACTTTGGTGGCCTGATAAGCCCATCAAATAGTCACAAGCCCCATTtcttagactgctcatagtgggagtaacatactccctccgttctgaaatAGTTTACATTCTAGCCCCAAAGTTTGTTCTGAAATACTCTACATTCTAACTTTTAGTCAACAACAACACTGAAAACGAGGTGATTTTACTCT
This region of Lolium perenne isolate Kyuss_39 chromosome 2, Kyuss_2.0, whole genome shotgun sequence genomic DNA includes:
- the LOC127333322 gene encoding expansin-B3, which codes for MAAVISSAVVVALFCLLAAHGCCGCGFLPDLFCYPPPPAPTTNVPATNVPATNVPATIVPASNSSSGGTNADDGSWIAARATWYGAPNGAGPYDNGGACGFKNVNQYPFSSMTSCGNQPIFKDGKGCGACYQIRCLAHRACSGVPETVIITDMNYYPVSRYHFDLSGTAFGRMAKYGRNDELRHAGIIDMQFKRVPCQYPGLTVTFRVQHGSNPNYLAILVEYEDGDGDAVQVDIMESRLPDRVPTGFWTPMKESWGSIWRLDRLRPLQGPFSLRVTDESGRSLVADQVIPAFWQPNAAYRSFVQFDETLPTSLVTSGANSVTSRASRRLVLPMYSGPLTYLWRCVRSILSL